A genomic window from Anthocerotibacter panamensis C109 includes:
- a CDS encoding phosphoribulokinase, with product MSNRPIVLGIVGDSAAGKTTLTKGIAQLVGEEQVTVICTDDYHRYDRHQRAELGVTALAPESNYLDIIQQHLSMLRTGQPILKPIYNHKTGTFDPPEYIKPQRFVIVEGLLGFSTRAMRECYDVKVYLAPPEELRTQWKVKRDTAKRGYTPEQVLAELQKRETDSEQYIRPQRRWADLVVSFYPPTHLTAEESNPTLNPTLNVRLVLRPTIPHPELLIALLDGSDAQSAVRLGLDRDMGKPVDVLEVDGHATREQFRQLQGLLCDDMPQFWDACRNPEIGKVAGTTGEVLQSYPLAISQLLITYHMLKAAKGY from the coding sequence ATGAGCAACCGTCCGATAGTCCTAGGAATCGTCGGGGATAGTGCTGCCGGAAAGACGACCCTCACGAAGGGGATCGCGCAACTTGTCGGGGAAGAGCAGGTCACCGTCATCTGCACCGATGACTACCACCGCTATGACCGCCACCAACGCGCTGAACTTGGCGTAACAGCCCTTGCTCCCGAATCTAACTATCTGGATATTATCCAGCAACACCTCTCTATGCTCAGAACCGGACAACCGATCCTCAAACCCATTTATAACCATAAGACCGGCACGTTTGATCCCCCCGAGTACATCAAACCCCAACGTTTTGTCATTGTCGAAGGGCTGCTTGGTTTCTCCACGCGGGCGATGCGCGAGTGTTACGACGTCAAAGTCTATCTCGCCCCGCCCGAAGAACTGCGCACCCAATGGAAAGTCAAGCGCGACACCGCCAAGCGCGGCTACACCCCGGAGCAGGTCCTCGCCGAACTCCAAAAGCGTGAGACGGACTCCGAGCAGTACATTCGACCCCAACGACGCTGGGCAGATCTGGTGGTGAGCTTCTACCCACCCACCCATCTCACAGCGGAGGAGAGCAACCCCACCCTCAACCCCACCCTCAATGTACGCTTGGTTTTGAGGCCGACCATTCCCCACCCAGAGCTTCTGATTGCCCTACTCGACGGCAGTGACGCTCAGTCCGCCGTGCGGTTGGGCCTCGACCGCGACATGGGCAAGCCCGTCGATGTCCTGGAAGTAGACGGGCACGCCACCCGAGAACAGTTCCGGCAACTCCAGGGTCTTTTGTGCGATGATATGCCCCAATTTTGGGATGCTTGCCGCAATCCAGAAATCGGGAAGGTCGCCGGGACCACCGGTGAAGTCCTGCAAAGCTACCCTTTGGCTATCTCCCAACTGCTCATCACCTACCACATGCTCAAGGCCGCCAAGGGCTATTGA
- a CDS encoding PEP-CTERM sorting domain-containing protein (PEP-CTERM proteins occur, often in large numbers, in the proteomes of bacteria that also encode an exosortase, a predicted intramembrane cysteine proteinase. The presence of a PEP-CTERM domain at a protein's C-terminus predicts cleavage within the sorting domain, followed by covalent anchoring to some some component of the (usually Gram-negative) cell surface. Many PEP-CTERM proteins exhibit an unusual sequence composition that includes large numbers of potential glycosylation sites. Expression of one such protein has been shown restore the ability of a bacterium to form floc, a type of biofilm.), with translation MDLLNRPLRTALRVLCLIGLTGMAAVAQAGTFTGNNLTIDIGSNGALGPISYNSGDGVAVNYVLAGGYAFSVGVNGSSAATQFGDPANPFNFTLTDTGSGNTLSALLQGNFSGLDISRTVTFDTNSSFLAITTTFTNTTSATLNNIAFLDSLNPDPGVDQGLSNPFGTTNDVVSALGLNNLVTAGDIGGARSIGLGTVGAGAFASVLGAFPGLNPYDYLSTVDPDGAIDDLSLNLAYGLGALDAGQSVSRTTFVAFGTTPGAVQSTFAAATVPEPASTLGLLVLGASGWAARRKKKN, from the coding sequence ATGGATCTTTTGAATAGGCCCTTACGGACCGCTCTGCGGGTCCTCTGCCTGATAGGTTTAACGGGAATGGCTGCTGTGGCGCAAGCAGGAACGTTCACGGGCAATAACCTCACGATTGATATTGGCAGCAATGGTGCGCTCGGACCCATTAGCTATAACTCGGGCGATGGCGTCGCCGTCAACTATGTCTTGGCTGGGGGTTATGCCTTCAGCGTGGGGGTCAACGGCAGTAGCGCCGCCACTCAGTTTGGCGACCCGGCCAACCCCTTCAACTTCACCTTGACCGACACAGGCTCGGGCAATACCCTTTCAGCGCTCCTGCAAGGCAATTTCAGCGGGCTGGATATCTCCCGGACTGTCACATTTGATACCAATTCCAGCTTCTTGGCTATTACAACGACCTTTACCAACACCACAAGCGCGACGCTCAACAACATCGCGTTTCTGGACAGCCTAAACCCTGATCCGGGCGTGGACCAAGGACTGAGTAATCCGTTTGGTACTACCAATGATGTCGTAAGTGCGCTGGGGTTGAATAATTTGGTTACAGCAGGGGACATTGGTGGAGCACGGAGCATTGGTCTAGGGACGGTTGGTGCGGGAGCCTTCGCTAGTGTTTTGGGTGCTTTTCCAGGGCTCAACCCCTACGACTACCTCAGTACCGTGGATCCTGACGGAGCCATTGATGATCTTAGCCTCAACTTGGCCTATGGCCTCGGGGCGTTGGATGCAGGTCAATCGGTGAGCCGGACGACCTTCGTAGCTTTTGGCACCACTCCAGGCGCGGTCCAATCCACCTTCGCTGCTGCTACAGTCCCGGAGCCTGCCTCGACTTTAGGCTTGCTGGTGTTGGGAGCGAGCGGGTGGGCAGCCCGTCGCAAGAAGAAAAATTAA
- a CDS encoding TldD/PmbA family protein: MKDRLLSALNARKQQVDYLELRLEQSEYTGLSFRGPLMDGIDRSFALRGSIRACHRGGWSFVTFNRLEDLPHRIEEAIQQAHLVGAETTQLAEITPVEATVPVTLGKDPRGVALTEKRALLERYNRLLLEADPRVQTTMAGLSDDFRTTWYVNTQGAVIEQERLDVSGRFGVIARAGNVVRQGFASVHSRTSFDVLENLEEEVMGAAQRALRQLEAQSVKGGQYTVVLDPYLAGVFIHEAFGHLSEADFIYENPRMQELLQLGKPIAHSSLSVVDDATVPNQPGSFAYDDEGVPAQRKYLIQDGILNQRLHNLETAGKLHERPTGNARALDGTHPPLVRMTNTGILPGDTPFADMIAGVEEGVYAVRMLGGQTNGEMFTFAAAEGFMIRNGQLAEPVSDVTLTGNVFQTLQDIDAVGSDMVWLTGGCGKGGQSPLPVAVGGPHIRIKNVVVGGR, encoded by the coding sequence ATGAAAGACCGCCTCCTCAGTGCCCTGAACGCCCGTAAACAACAGGTAGACTACCTAGAACTCCGCCTGGAGCAGAGTGAATATACCGGCTTGAGTTTTCGGGGGCCGTTGATGGATGGCATAGACCGCAGTTTTGCCCTCAGGGGTAGTATCCGCGCCTGTCACCGGGGAGGATGGAGCTTCGTGACTTTCAACCGCCTTGAAGACCTGCCCCACCGCATCGAAGAGGCGATTCAGCAAGCCCATCTCGTCGGGGCGGAGACCACGCAACTCGCAGAGATTACTCCGGTCGAAGCGACCGTCCCGGTCACCTTGGGCAAAGACCCCCGAGGCGTTGCGCTGACCGAAAAACGGGCCTTGCTGGAGCGCTACAACCGCCTGTTATTGGAGGCGGACCCACGGGTGCAGACGACAATGGCGGGCCTTTCGGACGATTTTCGGACCACATGGTATGTCAACACTCAAGGAGCAGTGATCGAGCAGGAGCGCCTGGATGTCAGTGGTCGCTTTGGGGTGATTGCCCGCGCCGGGAATGTGGTGCGCCAAGGCTTCGCCTCGGTACACTCACGCACCAGCTTTGATGTTTTAGAAAACTTGGAAGAAGAAGTGATGGGAGCAGCCCAACGGGCGCTCCGCCAACTGGAGGCTCAGTCGGTGAAGGGGGGGCAGTACACAGTGGTCCTCGACCCCTATCTCGCGGGAGTCTTTATCCACGAAGCCTTTGGGCATCTCTCGGAGGCGGATTTTATCTATGAAAATCCCCGGATGCAGGAATTGCTGCAATTGGGCAAACCCATTGCCCATTCGTCGCTCTCGGTAGTCGATGACGCAACAGTCCCCAACCAACCGGGCAGTTTTGCCTACGACGATGAAGGTGTTCCGGCGCAGCGCAAGTACCTGATCCAAGACGGCATCCTCAACCAACGCCTGCACAACCTAGAGACCGCAGGCAAGTTACACGAGCGTCCCACCGGCAATGCCCGTGCCCTAGACGGCACCCATCCACCCTTGGTCCGCATGACCAATACCGGCATCCTTCCCGGAGATACGCCTTTTGCAGACATGATTGCCGGAGTCGAAGAGGGTGTCTACGCGGTACGGATGCTCGGAGGACAGACCAACGGGGAGATGTTTACGTTTGCCGCTGCCGAAGGCTTCATGATCCGCAACGGTCAACTCGCAGAGCCCGTCAGTGATGTCACGCTCACGGGGAATGTCTTCCAGACGCTCCAGGACATCGATGCGGTCGGCTCGGACATGGTTTGGCTGACAGGCGGCTGCGGCAAGGGCGGGCAGTCCCCGCTCCCGGTAGCGGTGGGCGGTCCGCATATCCGCATCAAAAACGTGGTTGTGGGCGGGCGATAG
- the murI gene encoding glutamate racemase, with protein MNSAARFPIGVFDSGLGGLTVLRQIQTQLPQEPVIYFADTARVPYGSRPTWEIEQFVRQIVQWLLKERVKMVIMACHTGSALVLEQLRGEVPVPIVGILLPGARQAVSTLHQQTGGQGRRIGILATEGTVRSRAFERAVLEAEPRALVQAVACPEFVPWIERGAYRLGAPGHAELREVVASYLEPLQDWPLETLVYGCTHYPLLEPLIRERLGRDFPCVDPAVPTVAAAAQELIALGLTHQGPARYRFCVTGDPEQFLHKARPFLPVDAQIEQVHLPVSAVVQPEE; from the coding sequence GTGAATAGTGCTGCCAGGTTTCCGATTGGTGTCTTTGATAGTGGGCTCGGAGGACTGACTGTCCTCAGGCAGATACAAACCCAACTGCCCCAAGAACCAGTAATTTATTTCGCCGACACGGCTCGGGTACCCTATGGCTCCCGCCCGACTTGGGAAATCGAACAGTTTGTGCGTCAGATCGTCCAATGGCTGCTCAAAGAGCGGGTCAAGATGGTGATCATGGCTTGCCACACCGGTTCTGCTCTAGTCCTAGAGCAGTTGCGCGGCGAGGTGCCTGTTCCGATAGTAGGCATTCTCCTCCCTGGAGCGCGGCAGGCAGTCAGCACGCTCCACCAGCAGACCGGGGGGCAGGGGCGCCGGATTGGGATTCTCGCCACCGAGGGGACCGTCAGGAGCAGAGCCTTTGAGCGTGCCGTTCTCGAAGCAGAACCCCGCGCTTTGGTTCAAGCAGTAGCCTGTCCTGAGTTTGTTCCTTGGATCGAGCGGGGAGCCTACCGCCTAGGGGCACCCGGCCACGCTGAACTGCGCGAGGTCGTCGCCTCCTACCTGGAACCCCTCCAGGATTGGCCCCTGGAAACTTTAGTCTATGGCTGCACGCATTATCCGCTTCTAGAGCCACTGATCCGGGAACGGTTGGGCCGGGACTTTCCTTGTGTGGACCCAGCGGTACCCACCGTGGCAGCGGCGGCCCAAGAATTGATAGCGCTCGGCCTCACCCACCAGGGACCAGCCCGCTATCGTTTCTGCGTCACGGGCGACCCTGAGCAGTTCTTGCACAAAGCCCGCCCTTTTCTCCCTGTCGATGCCCAGATCGAACAGGTACACCTGCCCGTATCTGCGGTGGTGCAACCGGAAGAGTAG
- a CDS encoding ureidoglycolate lyase — protein MTVQTAFLSVPVLDATPERVAPYGQLLGQGMLEPELPLPFYKERVREGATVDFVYRGRAAFRTAKILPGYPPVVWLERHVHTTQLFVGLGGEPFILVLAPPNHEANQDLPRLEHLRALRFTPGSALLLHLGTWHDFPIACERAVVILTAISQEVLTALSRMQGEACEIDQGDVCKISVPKRFGCEIHLDVGV, from the coding sequence ATGACGGTGCAAACTGCGTTTTTGTCTGTCCCTGTACTGGATGCTACGCCTGAGCGTGTGGCCCCCTACGGTCAACTCTTGGGGCAGGGGATGCTCGAACCGGAACTGCCGCTTCCTTTTTATAAAGAGCGCGTCAGAGAAGGAGCTACGGTGGACTTTGTGTACCGGGGGCGGGCGGCGTTCCGCACGGCTAAGATTTTGCCGGGGTACCCACCTGTGGTGTGGTTAGAGCGGCATGTACATACCACGCAGCTCTTCGTGGGACTGGGCGGGGAGCCTTTTATCCTGGTGCTCGCTCCTCCCAACCATGAAGCGAATCAGGATTTGCCCCGGCTGGAGCACTTGCGGGCACTGCGCTTTACGCCCGGTTCTGCGCTACTTTTACATCTGGGGACGTGGCATGACTTCCCGATAGCCTGTGAGCGGGCGGTGGTGATCCTCACCGCTATCTCGCAGGAGGTACTGACGGCCCTGAGTCGGATGCAGGGCGAAGCGTGTGAGATAGACCAAGGGGATGTGTGTAAGATCAGCGTGCCGAAGCGGTTTGGCTGTGAGATTCACCTGGATGTGGGCGTTTGA
- a CDS encoding amidohydrolase family protein: protein MTTTSRVSANNVIPAPPQTRPILLTGGTIHPVSGPVLENAQILLEAGKIRAVGQNLAAPPGAEVVEVKGKHIYPGLIAANTVLGLVEIGAVRATVDQIEPGAINPNVRAEVAVNPDSELFPVTRSNGVLTALTVPQTRNGLLAGTSALLKLDGWTWEQMTLKAPVGLDIFWPDLVITHDPRFPRSPEDQQKDIDERMTQLREAFASARAYQKAKQGSPTPINSDLRWEAMIPVLEGKLPVFIHADEVKQIESAIQWADQEKVKIVLVGGKDAWRVTGLLKARDIPVIVSDILSLPLRRSDPYDASFTTPLKLQQAGVRFCIAAGGDTHLERNLPYHAATAAAYGLPKDEALKAITLYAAQILGMGARLGSLEAGKDATLIVTTGDPLEITTQIEQAYIEGRPIDLTNRQTRLYDKYRQKYEQLKKAPAIETASP, encoded by the coding sequence ATGACCACGACCTCTAGGGTCAGTGCGAATAACGTTATTCCGGCCCCGCCTCAGACCCGCCCGATTCTTCTGACCGGAGGGACCATCCACCCTGTCAGTGGCCCGGTCCTCGAAAATGCACAGATTCTCCTGGAAGCAGGTAAAATCCGCGCCGTGGGCCAAAATCTCGCAGCCCCCCCCGGAGCCGAAGTCGTCGAGGTCAAGGGCAAGCATATCTATCCCGGCCTTATTGCTGCCAATACGGTTCTGGGCTTGGTGGAGATTGGGGCGGTCCGGGCGACAGTTGACCAGATCGAGCCCGGTGCGATCAATCCCAACGTCCGCGCCGAAGTCGCCGTCAACCCCGACAGCGAGCTCTTCCCCGTGACGCGCAGCAACGGGGTCCTGACCGCCCTGACGGTGCCCCAGACCCGTAACGGCCTACTGGCAGGGACTTCAGCTCTTTTAAAGCTCGATGGCTGGACTTGGGAGCAGATGACGCTCAAAGCGCCGGTGGGGTTGGATATTTTTTGGCCGGATCTCGTCATCACCCATGACCCACGCTTCCCAAGGAGCCCCGAGGACCAGCAAAAGGATATTGACGAGCGCATGACCCAATTGCGTGAAGCCTTTGCCAGTGCCCGCGCCTACCAAAAAGCCAAACAAGGTAGCCCCACGCCTATCAATTCCGACCTGCGCTGGGAAGCCATGATCCCGGTCCTAGAAGGCAAGCTCCCCGTCTTTATCCACGCAGACGAGGTCAAGCAAATCGAGAGCGCTATCCAATGGGCTGATCAAGAAAAAGTGAAGATCGTCCTCGTGGGTGGCAAGGATGCATGGCGGGTGACTGGACTGCTCAAAGCGCGGGATATCCCTGTGATTGTGAGCGATATTTTGAGCCTGCCGCTGCGCCGCTCCGACCCCTATGATGCCTCTTTTACCACCCCCTTAAAGCTTCAGCAGGCAGGGGTCCGCTTCTGTATCGCGGCTGGAGGAGATACGCACCTGGAGCGTAACCTGCCCTACCACGCCGCCACTGCTGCTGCCTATGGTCTCCCTAAAGACGAGGCACTCAAAGCCATCACCCTCTATGCAGCGCAAATCCTAGGGATGGGCGCCCGGTTGGGTTCTCTGGAGGCGGGCAAAGACGCAACCTTGATCGTGACCACGGGTGACCCCTTAGAGATCACAACTCAGATCGAACAAGCCTACATCGAGGGCCGTCCCATCGACCTCACCAACCGTCAGACCCGCCTCTACGACAAGTACCGCCAAAAGTACGAACAGCTCAAGAAGGCTCCAGCAATCGAGACGGCGAGCCCGTAG
- a CDS encoding CCA tRNA nucleotidyltransferase, with amino-acid sequence MILALAQDLTRFLEARFPGSQVVAVGGYVRDLAIEATFGYRLPIKDIDLEVYRVDPESLRRALHDFARKRGQELVEVGKSFGVFKMGDLDVAVPRRERQNGPRHQDFVVMGDPDMSFEQAAARRDFTINSMGLHLLTGEWLDPFHGRLHLDQRRLQHVGPAFVEDPLRVLRGAQFLARFNLSMTPETEALCSTLTPEFLSRERIEEEFDKLLTKGLYPSLGLEMLRRIGWLKYWPELAALVGVPQDAEWHPEGNVWVHTCMVVDQAARLVHRASHEVRRRVVYGALCHDLGKPATTVFEEGHWRSRGHDVAGEEPTRHLLQRITENRDLTEAVVRLVVNHLHPHMLHHQGAGPSAIRRLANRLAPFTNIRELVLCARADHFGRTTAEALSYQDPGGEWLLTQAQTLAVRDNPLQPILMGRHLIEYRGLKPGPQFKNILEQALEAQIEGKFLDLAGALAWLEVRVPMADTAVS; translated from the coding sequence TTGATTCTTGCGCTTGCTCAGGATTTGACCCGTTTTCTTGAAGCCCGCTTCCCTGGCTCTCAGGTGGTAGCGGTGGGCGGCTATGTGCGCGACTTGGCGATTGAAGCGACTTTTGGGTACCGTCTCCCCATCAAGGACATCGATCTAGAGGTCTATCGCGTCGATCCCGAATCTCTGAGACGAGCCCTCCATGATTTCGCCCGCAAGCGGGGTCAGGAGTTGGTCGAAGTCGGGAAGTCTTTTGGGGTCTTTAAAATGGGTGACCTCGACGTGGCGGTGCCCCGGCGTGAGCGCCAAAATGGCCCCCGGCATCAGGACTTCGTGGTCATGGGCGACCCGGATATGTCTTTTGAGCAAGCTGCTGCCCGCCGTGACTTCACCATCAACAGTATGGGCTTGCACCTGCTGACTGGGGAATGGCTCGATCCTTTTCACGGTCGTCTACACCTTGACCAACGGCGCTTGCAGCATGTGGGACCAGCTTTTGTCGAAGACCCCTTGCGCGTGCTGAGGGGGGCTCAATTCCTGGCCCGCTTTAATCTGAGCATGACGCCTGAAACCGAGGCTCTCTGTAGCACGCTCACCCCTGAGTTTCTATCGCGCGAGCGCATTGAGGAGGAGTTTGACAAACTGCTGACCAAGGGCCTCTATCCGAGTCTGGGGCTCGAAATGCTCCGGCGTATCGGCTGGCTCAAGTACTGGCCTGAGTTAGCGGCTTTAGTCGGCGTACCCCAGGACGCTGAGTGGCACCCGGAGGGAAATGTCTGGGTGCACACCTGCATGGTTGTGGATCAGGCGGCTAGGTTGGTCCATCGGGCTTCCCACGAGGTGCGGCGGCGGGTGGTCTACGGAGCGCTCTGTCACGACTTGGGCAAACCGGCGACCACGGTCTTTGAAGAGGGGCACTGGCGCTCTAGGGGGCATGACGTGGCTGGGGAGGAACCGACCCGCCATCTCTTACAGCGCATCACCGAGAACCGGGACCTGACCGAGGCGGTGGTCCGGCTGGTGGTCAATCACCTCCACCCCCATATGCTCCATCACCAAGGAGCCGGTCCCAGCGCAATTCGTCGCCTCGCCAACCGGCTAGCTCCCTTCACCAATATCCGGGAATTGGTCCTCTGTGCGCGCGCAGACCACTTCGGGCGAACGACCGCTGAGGCATTGAGCTATCAAGATCCAGGCGGGGAATGGCTACTCACGCAGGCCCAGACGCTTGCAGTGCGCGATAATCCCCTACAACCGATTTTGATGGGGCGGCATCTCATCGAATACCGGGGGCTCAAGCCGGGGCCACAGTTTAAAAACATTCTGGAGCAGGCGCTAGAGGCGCAGATCGAGGGGAAGTTTTTGGATTTGGCGGGGGCGTTGGCTTGGTTGGAGGTTCGTGTTCCCATGGCTGACACGGCAGTTTCCTAA
- a CDS encoding N-acetylmuramoyl-L-alanine amidase yields MKDRSVVAGALLLSLVWGHGLPAKAGTAQLLGWHYDPKLRALEFALSGGSAPQLSFYDVPSRLVIDLPGVQLARSFRTAVRDAQVLQVRAGQINSATGRLVLELASAPDMQQVRLVQVKANRWRVQLPPVNRPLPAAPDSSPAAGYIGGAIPLTSGPVKATPAVRSSPVLPNLSASAAPPPVTVPPSAYLENFVFTPEGFLIRTSGPTEASVRRLDGPPRLVVDLPGTVIPNAFAKRVINANRLGVEQVRIGQFEARPPVARIVLDVHDDTWDWEAAYDPRLKGVRLVPAGKLTQPPEVRQGTNLISAALVGDQLIFDADGPLDFQATWNSTTREYQVQFSASDLSPAFQGPELTETSPLDRLRLFPADNKVVTAILKLPAGVFVAGAQRQRDNRQFVVKLARMGQSPLLDARPPGPATAPDLDGSKPLVFVDAGHGGSDPGALGVNGIQEKDVNLSLALLVGRRLTELGYRVGYTRRDDRFVTLQGRVDLAEQAKADLFISLHQNASDSPWAQGIETYYLRPNSSSLAGLVHRAVVRTSGRPDRGVRQARFYVIRYTSMPAILLESGYVTNSYEARQLVNGAQQQRMAESIALVLDRFIKGKR; encoded by the coding sequence GTGAAGGACCGTTCTGTCGTTGCGGGAGCGTTGCTTTTGTCCCTGGTCTGGGGTCACGGTCTCCCCGCAAAGGCGGGCACGGCGCAGTTACTAGGTTGGCATTACGATCCGAAATTACGTGCTTTAGAATTTGCTTTAAGTGGGGGAAGTGCACCCCAACTCTCTTTTTATGATGTTCCTTCGCGGCTGGTCATCGATCTGCCGGGGGTCCAGTTAGCCCGTTCTTTTCGTACCGCTGTCCGGGATGCTCAGGTGCTCCAAGTCCGGGCGGGGCAGATCAACTCCGCTACAGGCCGTCTGGTTCTGGAACTAGCCAGCGCCCCGGATATGCAACAGGTGAGACTGGTCCAGGTCAAAGCCAACCGCTGGCGGGTGCAGTTGCCTCCGGTCAATCGTCCCCTTCCAGCGGCCCCAGATAGCAGTCCGGCTGCGGGTTATATCGGCGGGGCGATCCCCTTGACCTCAGGCCCCGTCAAGGCGACCCCAGCAGTCCGCTCCAGCCCCGTCCTCCCCAATCTCTCGGCCAGTGCCGCTCCTCCACCGGTGACCGTGCCGCCCAGCGCCTATCTAGAGAATTTCGTCTTTACCCCTGAAGGCTTCTTGATCCGCACCAGTGGCCCCACCGAAGCCAGTGTCCGCCGCTTGGACGGACCGCCACGCTTGGTGGTGGACTTGCCGGGGACCGTCATTCCCAACGCTTTTGCCAAGCGGGTGATCAACGCCAACCGCCTCGGGGTCGAGCAGGTGCGCATCGGGCAATTTGAAGCCCGCCCGCCTGTTGCCCGCATCGTCCTCGATGTGCACGACGATACTTGGGACTGGGAAGCGGCCTATGACCCGCGCCTCAAAGGCGTGCGCCTCGTCCCTGCCGGGAAACTGACCCAACCGCCCGAAGTCCGCCAAGGCACCAACCTCATCTCTGCGGCCCTCGTAGGCGACCAGCTCATTTTTGATGCGGATGGACCTCTCGATTTTCAGGCTACCTGGAACAGCACCACACGGGAATATCAGGTCCAGTTTTCAGCCTCCGACCTCTCCCCAGCCTTCCAGGGGCCAGAACTGACCGAGACGAGTCCCCTAGACCGCCTGCGTCTGTTCCCAGCAGACAACAAAGTCGTGACAGCCATCCTCAAACTACCCGCCGGAGTCTTTGTCGCCGGAGCCCAGCGCCAGCGCGACAACCGTCAGTTCGTGGTCAAGCTCGCCCGTATGGGACAGTCCCCGCTCCTCGATGCCCGCCCTCCGGGTCCAGCTACAGCTCCCGACCTCGACGGGAGTAAGCCCTTGGTTTTTGTGGATGCAGGCCATGGCGGGTCTGACCCCGGAGCCTTGGGAGTCAATGGGATTCAGGAAAAAGACGTCAACCTCAGTCTGGCTCTATTGGTGGGTCGTCGCCTCACCGAGTTGGGCTACCGGGTGGGGTACACGCGCCGCGATGACCGCTTTGTCACGCTCCAAGGGCGGGTGGACTTGGCGGAGCAGGCCAAGGCCGACCTCTTCATCAGCCTGCACCAAAATGCCTCTGACAGTCCCTGGGCACAGGGCATCGAGACCTACTATCTCAGGCCCAATAGCTCCAGTCTGGCTGGATTGGTCCACCGCGCTGTCGTCCGCACCAGTGGACGCCCGGACCGAGGCGTGCGGCAGGCCCGTTTTTATGTCATTCGCTATACGTCGATGCCCGCCATTTTGCTGGAGAGTGGTTATGTGACAAACTCATACGAGGCCCGTCAACTAGTTAATGGGGCCCAGCAACAGCGGATGGCCGAATCAATTGCCCTGGTCCTAGACCGTTTTATAAAAGGAAAACGCTGA
- a CDS encoding dihydroorotase has protein sequence MDFGLTGTRVVDPWRGTDRHEEVWVRHGERVTGPLEAPVTEGHGWVSGPGLVDLYAHSGEPGHERRETLESLAQAARAGGYTHITVLPNTEPALDQVNQLRALSNNASPATRLHLLGAMTQGCKGEKLVEAGELSPWVVGFTDDRPVSNWQQLRYFLEYTLAMGKPIFVWPRQAQLHRGTALESATALVLGLTGIPEAAETTAIEMLLELVRLTGAPVHLMRLSTARGVDLVRKGKVQGLPISCSVTVSHLIHTEAELFSLDPHLRFDPPLGSTADQQALWAGLRDGTIDAIASDHTPWTYAEKTLPFTQTPPGAVMLELALPLLWSRLVVPGHLDALTLWRALSLNPAHILDAKFCSDPEHTGWIAFDPEHTWQVKERNLHTLSAATPWWGKTLKGRVVAVWQQKMHTSLAAGTL, from the coding sequence ATGGATTTTGGACTCACGGGGACGCGGGTGGTGGACCCCTGGCGGGGGACTGACCGCCATGAAGAGGTTTGGGTCCGCCACGGAGAACGGGTGACAGGTCCGCTGGAAGCTCCGGTCACCGAGGGCCATGGTTGGGTGAGTGGTCCTGGTTTAGTGGACCTCTATGCGCACAGCGGTGAACCGGGTCATGAGCGGCGAGAGACCCTTGAGAGCCTCGCTCAGGCTGCCCGCGCTGGGGGCTATACCCATATCACCGTCCTGCCCAACACTGAACCGGCGCTCGATCAGGTGAATCAGTTGCGCGCGCTCAGCAATAACGCTAGCCCCGCAACTCGCTTGCATCTGTTGGGGGCGATGACGCAGGGCTGCAAGGGTGAAAAGCTGGTGGAGGCGGGGGAGTTGAGCCCTTGGGTGGTGGGCTTCACCGATGACCGACCTGTGAGCAATTGGCAGCAATTACGCTATTTTTTGGAGTATACCCTGGCGATGGGGAAGCCGATTTTCGTCTGGCCCCGGCAGGCGCAACTCCACCGGGGCACTGCTCTGGAGAGCGCTACGGCCCTAGTCCTAGGGCTTACGGGCATTCCTGAAGCAGCGGAGACCACAGCCATTGAGATGCTCCTTGAACTGGTCCGCCTCACCGGGGCTCCGGTCCATCTCATGCGCCTGAGCACGGCGCGGGGCGTGGATCTAGTCCGCAAGGGGAAGGTGCAAGGTTTGCCCATCAGTTGTAGCGTGACCGTGAGCCATCTGATTCACACAGAGGCTGAACTTTTTTCCCTGGACCCTCATTTGCGCTTCGACCCACCTTTGGGTAGCACGGCTGACCAACAAGCGCTCTGGGCAGGACTCCGCGACGGAACTATTGATGCCATCGCAAGCGACCACACGCCTTGGACCTATGCCGAGAAGACCCTCCCTTTTACTCAGACTCCGCCCGGTGCCGTCATGCTGGAGTTGGCTTTACCGCTGTTGTGGTCCCGGCTAGTCGTTCCTGGACACCTCGATGCCCTGACCTTGTGGCGGGCGCTTTCGCTCAATCCTGCTCATATTCTGGACGCGAAGTTTTGTTCGGACCCGGAGCACACGGGCTGGATTGCTTTTGACCCGGAGCATACATGGCAAGTCAAAGAACGCAACCTCCACACGCTCTCGGCGGCTACACCCTGGTGGGGCAAGACGCTCAAGGGGCGGGTTGTGGCAGTCTGGCAGCAGAAGATGCATACGTCCTTAGCAGCAGGCACCCTTTAG